The window GGCAGATATTCCTCTGTTGATTGCTGCTGATCTTGAAGAAGGTGTAGGACAACGTTTTACTGGTGCGACACATTTTCCCCCTCCTTTGGCTTTAGGAGCAATCGCCGCAACTCAACCAGATTTAGCTGTAGAATATGCTAGAAATATGGGTGCTATAACAGCTAAAGAAGCTTTAGCTATCGGAATTAATTGGTTACTCGCACCAGTAACAGACGTTAACAATAATCCCGCTAACCCTGTTATTAACATTAGAGCATTTGGGGAAACTCCAGAAATAGTTACTAATCTTGCTACCGCGTTTATCACTGGTGCGCGTCAATACCCCGTTTTAACTACCGCTAAACATTTTCCAGGACATGGAGATACCAGTATCGATTCTCATCTGAGTTTACCTACTTTAAATCATAGTATCTCTAGACTCCAAACCATAGAATTACCACCCTTCCAAGGGGCGATCGCTAGTGGAGTCGATAGTATCATGAGCGGTCATTTACTGATACCCTGTTGGGATAAACAATACCCCGCTACGGTTTCTCGGGAAATTCTTACCCATCAACTCAGGGAGAATCTGGGATTTAACGGGTTAATCGTTACCGATGCTTTGATTATGGGAGGAATTACTAATTATGCTTCCCCAGAAACCATCGCTGTAGAAGCGATTAAAGCAGGAGCTGATCTACTCTTAATGCCTACTAACCCTGAAATCACCATCCAAGCTATTCTAGATGCTGTAAACTCGGGATATCTCACTAGAGAGAGAATCGCTGCATCTCTACAACGGATTTGGCGCGCTAAAACTAGGGTAATCTCTTCTGATAGCTATCATCCCCTTGCT is drawn from Gloeocapsa sp. DLM2.Bin57 and contains these coding sequences:
- a CDS encoding beta-glucosidase, whose product is MRQKSTLPTWSDLSLEQQIGQMLIIRASGYCFDQQIRYPTWEAPQRQLSRWLQELNLGGVILLGGSALEVAYRIHKLQEWADIPLLIAADLEEGVGQRFTGATHFPPPLALGAIAATQPDLAVEYARNMGAITAKEALAIGINWLLAPVTDVNNNPANPVINIRAFGETPEIVTNLATAFITGARQYPVLTTAKHFPGHGDTSIDSHLSLPTLNHSISRLQTIELPPFQGAIASGVDSIMSGHLLIPCWDKQYPATVSREILTHQLRENLGFNGLIVTDALIMGGITNYASPETIAVEAIKAGADLLLMPTNPEITIQAILDAVNSGYLTRERIAASLQRIWRAKTRVISSDSYHPLAQLSQPLATETVTAILTQSNRCGGNLPLNNPCTNLIVVDNLLDREMVAFHSPAVTIPQAKGYPPLLVDQRILPHLPPQPCLLQLFVRGNPFRGSAGLSPQTQIIYQQLLQQGLIQGLVIYGSPYILEWFLPQLPSDLPWVFSYGQMSQAQAIALQQLLITT